One region of Arvicola amphibius chromosome 3, mArvAmp1.2, whole genome shotgun sequence genomic DNA includes:
- the LOC119809368 gene encoding LOW QUALITY PROTEIN: uncharacterized protein LOC119809368 (The sequence of the model RefSeq protein was modified relative to this genomic sequence to represent the inferred CDS: inserted 2 bases in 1 codon), translating to MQLNPLSQDTWRHGHHGTCPTPIERNPHLTLQDPTVNRFYYILSPGNRRSYLLDNSSNSIQRESLATPMGLEDSAPGVQQRHQQPGVALQSLEGEEIAPTDVKYRLQLLEEVPFQTNSSSGHSQHKPGWNPLSKSHREWFKPWKVEDVSYHRDEPFYSGHIQGRRIAPREHQSHKEYVSQDQNYTQVPIWRQAFSLGLDKSSQGIVQSTQRVLREMAPGWPTTHAHQELSQTKSGIASMGTKSIANSDEATTSRMSCLPPLKLLSRRVKSKWPPQTPGIFQGKFQAELTGKHFFQDWRAQPQGHYGSNEKTLVPFEDQVHTRLMYMPLFTGRAKLYKPKXANTRPTFSQLSRKNRTDSALRPVAAILTTIHMMSRDASRAWVSHVLGRNAVPYVSEGQGFMQPQVDLQLNRNRELLVLLNSPPKG from the exons ATGCAGCTCAACCCTCTGTCTCAGGACACCTG GAGGCATGGACACCATGGTACCTGCCCCACGCCCATTGAAAGGAATCCTCACTTGACTCTCCAGGACCCTACTGTCAACCGTTTTTACT ACATTctctctcctgggaacagaagaTCCTACCTGCTTGACAACTCCTCCAATTCCATCCAGCGAGAGTCCCTAGCTACCCCCATGGGACTGGAGGACAGTGCCCCCGGTGTTCAG CAGAGGCATCAGCAGCCTGGGGTTGCCCTCCAGAGTCTAGAAGGGGAGGAAATCGCCCCAACAGATGTTAAATACCGCCTGCAGCTGCTCGAGGAGGTTCCATTCCAGACAAACAGCTCAAGTGGACACAGCCAGCACAAACCGGGATGGAACCCGCTCAGCAAATCCCACAGAGAATGGTTCAAGCCCTGGAAGGTGGAGGATGTGTCATACCACAGGGACGAACCCTTCTATTCAG GTCACATTCAGGGCAGAAGAATAGCACCAAGAGAACATCAGAGCCACAAGGAGTATGTCAGCCAGGACCAGAATTACACCCAAGTTCCAATATGGAGGCAAGCCTTCTCACTTGGTCTAGACAAGAGCAGTCAGGGCATTGT CCAATCCACACAACGTGTGTTAAGGGAAATGGCGCCCGGCTGGCCCACGACCCATGCACATCAAGAGCTGAGCCAGACAAAGTCAGGGATAGCGAGTATGGGTACAAAGAGCATTGCCAACTCTGATGAAGCCACAACATCCAGG ATGTCCTGTCTGCCACCTCTCAAGCTCCTGTCGAGAAGAGTCAAGAGCAAGTGGCCCCCGCAAACACCTGGAATCTTCCAAGGCAAATTCCAAGCTGAACTGACTGGCAAGCACTTCTTCCAGGACTGGAGGGCTCAGCCCCAAGGGCACTATGGAAGCAACGAAAAAACCCTG GTGCCATTTGAGGATCAAGTCCACACCAGGCTCATGTACATGCCCTTGTTTACTGGAAGAGCGAAGCTGTATAAGCCCAA AGCAAACACAAGAccaacattttctcaactgagcaGGAAAAATCGAACAG ACTCAGCTCTTAGACCAGTTGCTGCCATTCTTACCACCATCCACATGATGTCTCGTGATGCCAGCAGGGCATGGGTGAGTCATGTCTTGGGAAGGAATGCTGTCCCATATGTCTCAGAAGG gcaaGGTTTCATGCAGCCCCAGGTTGACCTCCAACTCAACAGAAACcgtgaacttctggtcctcctgaaTTCTCCTCCCAAGGGATAG